The DNA sequence ACCTGCCGCACATCAAGGAGATCGCGCGTCTGCTGAAAGATGGGGTCGCCGGAACGACGGTGGTGACGGTTCCGAAGGCGGGACACCTTGTCAATCTGGACGCGCCCGACCTCTTCAACAGAACTGTTGCAGCCTTCCTCGAACGACGTTAGCGGGAATCGCGGGAGGACAACAGGCAGCCCTCCCTGGCGCAAACCCGGGTTTGGTCGCATCCTCTCCGGACGGAACGCCCCTCGGGCTCCTGCCCGGTACCCTTTCCACGGGCAGACCCACTCCTTTTCGCGGAGCTGGCAATGGACCTCTCGTCGATCCTCATTCAGGTGATCAGCGGCGCAGTCGGCGGCAACCTCGGCGGCCTCCTCAACAAAGCCAAGAGCCTGGGCCCGCTCATGAACACGGTATTGGGTGCCGCCGGCGGCGTTGGGGGTGGCCAGCTGCTCGGCGGCCAGCTGGCGGGGCTCCTGGGGAACGCTACGGCCGGCAACGCCACTGCCTCCGCCGTGGTTGGCCTCATCGTGCCGTTGGTCGCAGGGCTCCTGAAGAAGAAGGCCGCCTGAGCAACGGCTGCAGTTCAATCTTGGGCGGCACGGGGGCACGTTGTCTCGACACGCGGTTTCGGTAGAACGGCAACCGAGACAACGTGCCCCCAAGGTTGGATCCGCGCCCGCAGGGAACACCCTGCCGGGCCGAACTGCAGCTTGCTTCGCTGCGGACTACTTCACCAGGACCCCGTCGATGACGTGAATGACCCCGTTTCGCGCATCGACCGCATCGAGGGCCACGAAACGGATCCCATTGACCGACGCGACATCACCCTGAATCCGTAACAGCAGCTTGCCCAGCGGCCGAAGGAACCGGAACACCCGAAGTTCAGATTTCGAGAACTCATGCCCCACCACATGATCCAGGAGCACCGCCCGGAGCCCGTCAATCTGCGCCGGATCGGTGAGCGCATTGATTGACGCGGCGGTGAGGCCGAGCCTGGCAAAGGCCGCGTCCGTCGGGGCAAACACGGTCAGGTTTGCATTCTCATTCGCGAGCGCATCCACGAGCCCTGTTTTCACCACGGCCGCCACAAGAGCCGTAAACTGACCCTGGCCCGCAAGCGCCACGGCTGCCTCGACAATGGTGGGTCGCGAGTCCGGCACAGGAAGCACCTGATCGATCACGTGAATGAGCCCGTTCGACGCCCGAATGTCGCCCGCGACGATATCGATGCCATTCACCGTGAATGCCCGAGCTCGGTCGGCCCGCTCGAACTCGATCGTGATCGGCCCGAGCGTGGAGGACCGGATGTCGAGCCAGTCCAGCGGCCGGAAGAAATCGGTCCGGATGTTGACTTTCGGAATCACGTGGCTCAGCAGCACGGTCTGCAGCGTCGCAATGGGAATCTGCTCCAGCGAACCGAGGCCAAGTCGTCCCAGCAGAGCAACGAACGCATCGTTGGTGGGTGCCAGCACGGTCCGGGCCCCGGGCGCGTTGAGAGCATCCACGAGGCCAGCCCTGACCACCGCCTGCACCAGAATGGAGAGATCGGGCGTTTCCGACGCAATCTCGACAATCGTCTTCTTGCCGCCCGACGGGGCGGCCGCCGCAACCCGCAGCTCGCCGGCCTCGAGCCTTTCGAGTTCGCGACTTGCCTCGGCCTGCAGTTCTGCCACGGATTCGCCGGAGGGTATGGAGAGGTCCGGCTGCGGGATCGGGTTGCTGGGTTCGGTGGGCGGCGAATCACCGCAGCCAACGAGCAGCACGGAAAGGGCGACGGCCGCCAGGCCGTGGGTCACTCTGGTCCGCATGACTACTCCTGATGGTTGGTTGGGAGAGATTGGTTCAGACCGAGTAAGTACCCGTGAGATCGCATCCGTGACCAGCGTGCGCCCCAGGGCGGGCCGCACTGGTCATCCGGCCGGCCTTGCGGGTAAGGTGTAGAATGACTCTAGCCAGCGAACCGGTAGCCGGGTCCATTCCGGTGTGGACCGCCCGCCTTCGCCGCTCCGACAGTTCTGCCATGGCGGAGCTGTTTGAAGCCACTCATGATGACTTACTACGCTACGTCAGGGCGCTTCTGGGAGACCGGGCCGAGGCGAATGACGTGGTGCAGGAGGCCTTCATCCGCATCTGGTCCGCACGCAGTTCGCTCGACCCGGCGCGGTCGCTACTTGCCCTGCTCTATCGCACGGCGCGGAACCTGGCACTGAACCACCTGCGCGATGAGCGGACCCGCGAACGGCTGTTGGCACAGCACGAGGCGCCGTTCCAGTGGCGCGATCCTGGCCCCGAAGCACTCCAGGCCGAACGCGAGCTCAGCGAACAATTGAGCCGGCTGGTAGAGCAACTCCCCCCCCGCCAGCGAGAAGCCCTGACCTTGAGCCGGGTCCAGGGCCTCTCGCATGAGGAGATCGCGGCCGTAATGGGCGTTGCGCCGCGCACGGTCAACAATCACCTCGTCCGGGCCCTCGAGCACCTCCGCGACCGCTTGAATGTCTCCTCCACTGGAGGGCGATCATGAGTCAGAATTCCGCCAGCGGGCTGCCTCCCGAACTCGACCATGCCCTTCGCCAGCACCCCGACGGCGCACGGCTCAGCGGTCTCTGGGTTGCCTTAGGGAACACAACACCCGCTCCGATTCAGGAGATCACCCGGGCCCGAAACTGGGCCGGAATCGAGGCGCGCATGGCCGCGGCTCCGGTGATCAGTCCACGCCGCCAAATCCGGGGTCGCATCCTGCTGACATTGGCGGCCGCGGCAGCCCTGCTGATCACCGTCGCCGGCATTCGTTGGACCACAGGCCATGCGATTCGAGTTCCGCCGGGCGAGCGGAAAACGGTCACCCTGCCCGACGGCTCCGCGGTCGACCTCGCGGGGGGATCGGTGCTCCGCTGGCGCAGGAATCTTGGGACTACGGGCTACCGGGACGTCGAGTTCGAGGGAAGCGCGTTCTTCTCCGTCGTAAGCGCCGGCAGGCCATTCAGGGTGACGGCCGGCAGCGCACACATCACGGTCCTCGGCACGCGCTTCGCCGTGGATGTTGGCCGAAGCGGGGCCGAGGTGAGCGTGGCGGTGGAGGAAGGACGGGTGGCCGTGGCCGGGCGCGACCGATCCGCGCGGGTGGTGCTCGGCGCGGGTCAACGGACCGTAGTCGATCGGAACGGCGGCCCGACGCGTCCTGGTACCATTGCCACTGCCCACCTCGCGCCATGGCGAACCGGAGGCTTCGCAGCTGTCGACGAGCCACTGGAACTCATCTTCGAGCGACTGGCCAGGCAATACGGGATGGAGGTCGATCTCCGCAACGAGCGGGCGGCGCAGCTGCGACTGAGCCTCTACTACCCCGGCACGACGAGTCTGGAGACGATCGTCCGCGACCTTGCCACGGCTCGCGACCTTACCTGGCGGAAGACAGCAAGGGGATTCGTGCTCGAGTGACGCGCTGCCTGGGAATTGCCTGGACGACCGGCCTCGGACTCACGCTCCTTACCCACGGGGTGACGGCACAAGACACGACGCGGGTTTCCGTCGTGCTGCGCTACGTGCCGGTTGCCCAGGCCCTCGAGCGGCTGGTCGAGCTGTCGGGTATCAGCTTGGTCTTCGACCCGGCGCTTGCCCGGGGGCAGCGGGTCTCATGCCTCGCGAGCGGCGTGCCGGCCGAGACACTGCTCCGATGTATCGTGCGCGAGGCAGGCCTCGACTTCTATCGTCTCTCGTCCGGCACCTACGTCGTGATCGCTGAGGCGGCGGGGGCACCCCGACTCGCCGCCCTGGCCGGAGCAGTCATCGATGCAGAGACGGGGCAGCCACTCGCTGGCGCCCGGGTGCACATCGGGGCCGGTCCTTCTCAGGAAACCTCTGAGTTGGGAACGTTCGCGTTTGCGCGGCTACCGCCGGGGCGTTACCAGATACAGATCATGGCCATCGGTTACCGGCGTGGCGGCGTCGAGATCGACCTGCCGCCGGACGGCAGCCTGCGCAAGCTGGTCCACCTCGTTCGCTCGCCGCTGGCCCTCGACCCCATCATCGTAAACGGCAATCCCTCGCCAATTGGTCTCCCTGCCAGGGGCAACGTCGTCATTGCCGACTCGGCCATTCGCGAACCGGGACCGGCTACGCTGGTACATGCCGCCGCCAACCAGCTGGGGGTGGCACAGCGGAGCACGCTCAGCGACCTGCATATCCAGGGGGGAGAGGCGGGCGAGCACCAGTACCGCATCGACGGGGTGCCCGTGTTCGATCCGGTGCCGATGGGCCGGACTTTCGGTGGACTCAACCGGCTCGCCGTGCGGCAGGTAACAGTCCGGAAAGCCGGCTTCGGCGTCGAGTTCGGGAGCTTCACGGCAGGTGTCATCGACCTCGAGCAGGCGGTTGGCGACACCAGGCGGGCCACGGCCGCGCTCGCCGCTGATCCCTTCGCCGTGAGTGCCCGCCTTGCGTTCCCCCTCGCGGTCGGAGCACATCGGCTTCAGACCCTCGTGGCTGTGAGACGGAGCCTTTGGGGACTCGTCACTCCCGAGCCGTATCGTCAGACCCTGCAGTCCTGGACAGGCGTTGACCGGATTCTGCTCGGTCAGTTCTCCCCGGTAG is a window from the Gemmatimonadales bacterium genome containing:
- a CDS encoding fasciclin domain-containing protein: MRTRVTHGLAAVALSVLLVGCGDSPPTEPSNPIPQPDLSIPSGESVAELQAEASRELERLEAGELRVAAAAPSGGKKTIVEIASETPDLSILVQAVVRAGLVDALNAPGARTVLAPTNDAFVALLGRLGLGSLEQIPIATLQTVLLSHVIPKVNIRTDFFRPLDWLDIRSSTLGPITIEFERADRARAFTVNGIDIVAGDIRASNGLIHVIDQVLPVPDSRPTIVEAAVALAGQGQFTALVAAVVKTGLVDALANENANLTVFAPTDAAFARLGLTAASINALTDPAQIDGLRAVLLDHVVGHEFSKSELRVFRFLRPLGKLLLRIQGDVASVNGIRFVALDAVDARNGVIHVIDGVLVK
- a CDS encoding FecR domain-containing protein, producing MSQNSASGLPPELDHALRQHPDGARLSGLWVALGNTTPAPIQEITRARNWAGIEARMAAAPVISPRRQIRGRILLTLAAAAALLITVAGIRWTTGHAIRVPPGERKTVTLPDGSAVDLAGGSVLRWRRNLGTTGYRDVEFEGSAFFSVVSAGRPFRVTAGSAHITVLGTRFAVDVGRSGAEVSVAVEEGRVAVAGRDRSARVVLGAGQRTVVDRNGGPTRPGTIATAHLAPWRTGGFAAVDEPLELIFERLARQYGMEVDLRNERAAQLRLSLYYPGTTSLETIVRDLATARDLTWRKTARGFVLE
- a CDS encoding RNA polymerase sigma-70 factor, with product MAELFEATHDDLLRYVRALLGDRAEANDVVQEAFIRIWSARSSLDPARSLLALLYRTARNLALNHLRDERTRERLLAQHEAPFQWRDPGPEALQAERELSEQLSRLVEQLPPRQREALTLSRVQGLSHEEIAAVMGVAPRTVNNHLVRALEHLRDRLNVSSTGGRS